One segment of Kogia breviceps isolate mKogBre1 chromosome 14, mKogBre1 haplotype 1, whole genome shotgun sequence DNA contains the following:
- the PRND gene encoding prion-like protein doppel, translated as MRKHLGGCLLAIVCVLLFSQLSSVKARGIKHRIKWNRKALPSTSQVTEAHTTEIVPGAFIKQGRKLDIDFGAEGNRYYEANYWQFPDGIHYNSCSEASITKEKFVTSCINATQAVNQEELSREKPDNKLYQRVLWQLIRELCSIKQCDFWLERGAGLRVTLDQPMMLCLLVFIWFIVK; from the coding sequence ATGAGGAAGCATCTGGGTGGATGCTTGTTGGCCATTGTCTGTGTCCTGCTCTTCAGCCAGCTGTCCTCTGTCAAGGCGAGAGGCATAAAGCACAGAATCAAGTGGAACCGGAAGGCCTTGCCAAGTACCTCCCAGGTCACGGAGGCCCACACTACAGAGATTGTCCCAGGGGCCTTCATCAAGCAAGGCCGAAAGCTGGATATTGACTTCGGAGCTGAGGGCAATAGGTACTATGAGGCCAACTATTGGCAGTTCCCTGATGGGATCCATTACAACAGCTGctctgaggccagcatcaccAAGGAGAAGTTTGTCACCAGCTGCATCAATGCCACCCAGGCGGTGAACCAGGAGGAACTGTCCCGCGAGAAACCAGACAACAAGCTTTACCAGCGGGTCCTGTGGCAGCTGATCAGGGAGCTCTGCTCCATCAAGCAGTGTGATTTTTGGTTGGAAAGGGGAGCAGGACTTCGGGTCACTCTGGACCAGCCCATGATGCTCTGCCTGCTGGTTTTCATCTGGTTTATTGTGAAGTAA